One window of Brachybacterium ginsengisoli genomic DNA carries:
- a CDS encoding COX15/CtaA family protein: MSRPTDSAPRVPERHGRITTLPDGRLPSWGPQRRARLAAVVFWGNLISQIGIILSGAAVRLTGSGLGCSTWPNCEPGQFTPELTLASGIHPFVEFGNRTLTGVLSIFAIAVLLVTWRWLGHKGAGFRRLAWVPLIGTAVQAIVGMVVVFADLHPGVVSPHFLISPLLGAVSMVLLVRLYDGDGRVRLAVPARAMAAYIPLAVVGFVVLVLGTIVTGTGPHSGDAGDVTRIAMNPVVASRIHAAAVYVFCALLAVLLVVLHRNRARREAIVAAWALVALTLVQGMIGYIQYFLGLPELIVFLHLIGAALFAATIALVGSRLVTWQDGGTDPLARPDAVSTTDSGALDHDPSEAR, encoded by the coding sequence ATGTCCCGCCCCACCGATTCCGCCCCGCGCGTGCCCGAACGGCACGGACGCATCACCACTCTGCCCGACGGCAGGCTCCCCTCCTGGGGCCCGCAGCGGCGGGCGCGGCTGGCGGCCGTCGTGTTCTGGGGCAACCTGATCAGCCAGATCGGCATCATCCTCTCGGGCGCCGCGGTGCGCCTCACCGGCAGCGGTCTGGGCTGCTCGACCTGGCCCAACTGCGAGCCCGGGCAGTTCACCCCCGAGCTCACCCTCGCCTCCGGCATCCACCCCTTCGTGGAGTTCGGCAACCGCACCCTCACCGGCGTGCTGAGCATCTTCGCGATCGCCGTGCTCCTGGTGACCTGGCGCTGGCTGGGGCACAAGGGCGCCGGCTTCCGCCGACTGGCCTGGGTGCCGCTGATCGGCACCGCCGTGCAGGCGATCGTCGGCATGGTCGTGGTGTTCGCCGACCTGCACCCGGGGGTCGTCAGCCCGCACTTCCTGATCTCCCCGCTGCTGGGCGCCGTCTCGATGGTGCTGCTGGTGCGGCTGTACGACGGGGACGGCCGCGTGCGTCTCGCCGTGCCCGCCCGCGCCATGGCGGCCTACATCCCGCTCGCCGTCGTGGGCTTCGTGGTCCTGGTGCTGGGCACGATCGTCACCGGCACGGGCCCGCACTCCGGGGACGCGGGAGATGTCACCCGCATCGCGATGAACCCGGTGGTGGCTTCGCGCATCCACGCCGCGGCGGTCTACGTCTTCTGCGCCCTGCTCGCCGTCCTCCTGGTGGTGCTGCATCGCAACCGTGCCCGCCGCGAGGCGATCGTCGCCGCCTGGGCCCTGGTGGCCCTCACCCTCGTCCAGGGCATGATCGGCTACATCCAGTACTTCCTCGGACTGCCCGAGCTGATCGTGTTCCTGCACCTGATCGGGGCCGCGCTGTTCGCCGCCACCATCGCCCTGGTGGGATCGCGCCTGGTCACCTGGCAGGATGGCGGCACCGACCCGCTCGCCCGTCCCGATGCGGTCTCCACGACCGACAGCGGGGCCCTCGACCACGATCCCTCGGAGGCACGATGA
- a CDS encoding non-heme iron oxygenase ferredoxin subunit: MSDAFVPVAALADLAPGEAIDVALGGLEIALVRDEDGGVHALEDLCSHDEIALSDGDVEGCTIECWKHGSQFDLVTGRPLQLPAVLPVRVFPVRIDESSGEILVDPTAAPAT; encoded by the coding sequence ATGTCGGACGCCTTCGTCCCCGTCGCCGCCCTGGCGGACCTCGCCCCCGGCGAGGCCATCGACGTCGCCCTCGGCGGCCTCGAGATCGCCCTGGTGCGCGATGAGGACGGCGGCGTCCACGCCCTCGAGGACCTCTGCTCGCACGACGAGATCGCGCTGAGCGACGGCGACGTCGAGGGATGCACCATCGAGTGCTGGAAGCACGGCAGCCAGTTCGACCTGGTCACAGGTCGTCCCCTGCAGCTCCCGGCCGTCCTGCCCGTGCGGGTGTTCCCCGTGCGCATCGACGAGAGCAGCGGCGAGATCCTCGTGGATCCGACCGCGGCCCCCGCCACCTGA
- a CDS encoding helix-turn-helix transcriptional regulator: MTTAEHAPGITQTTRDRLVQDISTYGPITARQLAERFDLTSAAVRRHLAALEADGVIAEHELPVGPRGRGRPSKAFVLSQSAHEDLPGGYDELAVMAVQEIARLGGEDAVTALAERRIADWESAVAERVADREAAGEEVSSVRRLELLSELLTERGYATTVRPLHVPLPASTTQQGGTPRTLVTAQLCHGHCPVLDVAADHPELCEAETRAISRIIGAPVQRLATLAQGAHVCTTHIPLTEGRTS, translated from the coding sequence GTGACCACAGCGGAGCACGCACCAGGGATCACGCAGACCACGCGCGATCGACTGGTGCAGGACATCTCCACCTACGGCCCGATCACCGCCCGCCAGCTGGCGGAGCGTTTCGACCTCACCAGCGCCGCGGTGCGGCGACATCTCGCGGCCCTCGAGGCCGACGGCGTCATCGCCGAGCATGAGCTGCCCGTCGGCCCGCGCGGCCGAGGGCGTCCCAGCAAGGCCTTCGTGCTCTCGCAGTCCGCGCACGAGGACCTGCCCGGTGGCTACGACGAGCTGGCCGTCATGGCCGTCCAGGAGATCGCCCGGCTCGGCGGCGAGGACGCGGTGACCGCCCTGGCGGAGCGCCGCATCGCCGACTGGGAGAGCGCGGTCGCCGAACGCGTCGCGGACCGCGAGGCGGCGGGGGAGGAGGTCTCTTCCGTACGGCGGCTCGAGCTGCTCTCGGAGCTGCTCACGGAGCGGGGGTACGCCACCACGGTGCGCCCCCTGCACGTCCCGCTGCCGGCCTCGACCACCCAGCAGGGCGGGACCCCGCGTACGCTCGTGACGGCACAGCTGTGCCACGGGCACTGCCCCGTCCTCGACGTCGCCGCGGATCACCCGGAGCTGTGCGAGGCAGAGACCCGCGCCATCTCCCGCATCATCGGAGCCCCCGTCCAGCGCCTCGCCACCCTGGCGCAGGGCGCCCACGTCTGCACGACTCACATTCCGCTCACCGAGGGAAGGACATCATGA
- a CDS encoding ABC transporter permease, with amino-acid sequence MTTSPSTAEDGARTDRAPLPAPPLRRILSHAALEARILLSNGEQLTVAIVLPALVLIGLWLLPLGRLDGVASIDTAVAATFATALISTSFTSQAIITGFDRRNGVLRWVATTPLGREGYLAGKILATLATHVLQVLVLGVIALIIGWRPDLLGLLGALPVWLAGTVAFGSLGLLIAGTLRTEAVLAVSNLLFVLLVAVGGVAFPAASYPRILRGLVDLLPSGALGELLRACLASGAFSIGSALVLLLWAVAGVLAVMRWFRWTDS; translated from the coding sequence ATGACCACCTCACCGTCGACCGCCGAGGACGGGGCCCGCACGGACCGCGCGCCGCTCCCCGCCCCGCCGCTGCGGCGGATCCTGTCCCATGCGGCCCTCGAGGCCCGGATCCTGCTCTCCAACGGGGAGCAGCTCACGGTCGCGATCGTCCTGCCGGCGCTGGTGCTGATCGGGCTGTGGCTGCTGCCGCTGGGGCGTCTGGACGGGGTCGCGTCGATCGACACCGCGGTCGCCGCCACCTTCGCCACCGCCCTGATCTCCACCTCGTTCACCTCGCAGGCGATCATCACCGGCTTCGATCGTCGCAACGGCGTGCTCCGCTGGGTCGCGACGACTCCGCTGGGCCGGGAGGGCTACCTCGCCGGCAAGATCCTCGCCACCCTGGCCACCCACGTGCTCCAGGTGCTCGTGCTCGGCGTGATCGCCCTCATCATCGGCTGGCGTCCTGATCTCCTGGGCCTCCTCGGCGCCCTCCCGGTGTGGCTGGCGGGAACCGTCGCCTTCGGCTCCCTGGGCCTGCTGATCGCCGGCACCCTGCGCACCGAGGCCGTGCTCGCCGTCTCGAACCTGCTGTTCGTCCTGCTGGTCGCCGTCGGCGGCGTCGCCTTCCCCGCCGCGAGCTATCCGCGGATCCTCCGGGGCCTCGTGGACCTGCTGCCCTCGGGCGCGCTCGGCGAGCTGCTGCGCGCCTGCCTCGCCTCCGGTGCCTTCAGCATCGGCTCCGCCCTGGTGCTGCTGCTCTGGGCCGTCGCCGGCGTGCTCGCCGTCATGCGCTGGTTCCGCTGGACCGACAGCTGA
- a CDS encoding glutathione S-transferase family protein, giving the protein MTTQENSTRGSYVAKGESFDRDMNYIDDRITRDGRDGWPVEADRYRLIAARACPWANRTLISRRLLGLEDVISVGMPGPTHDRRSWTFDLDEGGVDPVLGYERLQEAYFARFADYPRGITVPAVVDVPSRAVVTNDFQQITLDFATQWTEHHREGAPDLYPEARREEIDALNRWMLHRVNNGVYKTGFAGSQESYEKEYRALWAALDELEERLGRSRYLLGASITEADVRLFPTLIRFDPVYHGHFKANRQLLASMPNLWNYTKDLFTTPGFGDTVDFEQIKRHYYYVHEDINPTQVVPLGPDLAPLLAPHDRDRFETDTWGPGGTAPLPPLAAEVVDPAHTPLVVTGR; this is encoded by the coding sequence ATGACCACCCAGGAGAACTCCACCCGCGGCTCCTACGTCGCCAAGGGCGAATCCTTCGACCGCGACATGAACTACATCGACGACCGGATCACCCGGGACGGTCGCGACGGCTGGCCGGTGGAGGCGGATCGGTACCGGCTCATCGCCGCGCGCGCCTGCCCCTGGGCGAACCGCACCCTGATCTCCCGCCGCCTGCTCGGCCTGGAGGACGTCATCAGCGTCGGCATGCCGGGCCCCACGCACGACAGGCGCTCGTGGACCTTCGACCTCGACGAGGGCGGCGTCGACCCCGTGCTCGGCTACGAGCGGCTGCAGGAGGCATACTTCGCGCGCTTCGCCGACTACCCGCGCGGGATCACCGTGCCGGCCGTGGTCGATGTGCCCAGCCGCGCCGTGGTCACCAACGACTTCCAGCAGATCACGCTGGACTTCGCCACCCAGTGGACCGAGCACCACCGCGAGGGCGCCCCGGACCTCTACCCGGAGGCCCGGCGCGAGGAGATCGACGCGCTGAACCGGTGGATGCTGCATCGCGTCAACAACGGCGTGTACAAGACCGGCTTCGCCGGCTCGCAGGAGTCCTACGAGAAGGAGTACCGCGCGCTGTGGGCGGCCCTGGACGAGCTCGAGGAGCGGCTGGGCCGCAGCCGATATCTCCTGGGGGCCTCGATCACCGAGGCCGACGTCCGCCTCTTCCCGACCCTGATCCGCTTCGACCCCGTGTACCACGGGCACTTCAAGGCGAACCGGCAGCTGCTGGCGAGCATGCCGAACCTGTGGAACTACACCAAGGACCTCTTCACCACCCCGGGCTTCGGCGACACCGTCGACTTCGAGCAGATCAAGCGGCACTACTACTACGTGCACGAGGACATCAACCCCACCCAGGTGGTCCCGCTCGGCCCGGATCTCGCACCTCTCCTGGCCCCGCACGACCGCGACCGCTTCGAGACCGACACCTGGGGCCCCGGCGGCACCGCTCCGCTCCCGCCGCTGGCCGCCGAGGTCGTCGACCCCGCGCACACCCCGCTGGTGGTCACCGGTCGCTGA
- a CDS encoding ABC transporter ATP-binding protein, with protein MDDHSPALVADDLTLSYGAVRALDGLSLTAERGAVTALLGPNGAGKTTAISCATGLLRPDGGTVRVLGADPWRSPPEHRARVGVMIQDGGLTSGATALQLLRYGASLHAAPLDVDEVAEHLGIDTFGRTLVRRLSGGQRQRLALALAIIGRPDLVFLDEPTAGMDPSIRRRVRELIRGLARTGTAVVLTTHLMDDVVGLADAVRVISRGRVLASGTVQEVIREHRSADGAVVVQATATGVDPQIVPALEADLRATAARHGAQLEISSGGAADLESVLLDLMDEDQARAQDRDESRREDQDRTSPAPTPTEEGAR; from the coding sequence ATGGACGACCACTCCCCCGCCCTCGTCGCCGACGACCTCACCCTCAGCTACGGAGCGGTGCGCGCCCTCGACGGGCTGAGCCTCACCGCCGAGCGCGGCGCCGTCACCGCCCTGCTGGGTCCCAACGGAGCCGGCAAGACCACTGCCATCTCGTGCGCCACCGGCCTGCTGCGCCCCGACGGCGGCACCGTGCGCGTGCTCGGCGCCGATCCCTGGCGCTCGCCCCCCGAGCATCGGGCGCGGGTGGGCGTGATGATCCAGGACGGCGGGCTCACCTCCGGCGCCACCGCCCTGCAGCTGCTCCGCTACGGCGCGAGCCTGCATGCCGCGCCGCTCGACGTGGACGAGGTCGCCGAGCACCTCGGCATCGACACCTTCGGCCGCACCCTCGTGCGGCGCCTCTCCGGTGGTCAGCGACAGCGCCTGGCCCTCGCGCTGGCGATCATCGGCCGACCCGACCTGGTGTTCCTCGACGAGCCGACTGCCGGGATGGATCCCTCGATCCGCCGACGGGTCCGGGAGCTGATCCGCGGACTCGCCCGCACGGGGACCGCCGTGGTGCTCACCACCCACCTGATGGACGACGTGGTGGGTCTCGCCGACGCGGTCCGCGTGATCTCGCGGGGTCGCGTCCTGGCCTCGGGCACCGTGCAGGAGGTGATCCGCGAGCACCGCTCGGCCGACGGAGCGGTGGTCGTGCAGGCCACCGCCACCGGTGTGGATCCTCAGATCGTCCCCGCTCTCGAGGCCGATCTCCGCGCGACCGCGGCGCGGCACGGCGCACAGCTCGAGATCTCCTCGGGCGGCGCCGCCGACCTCGAGAGCGTGCTGCTGGACCTGATGGACGAGGACCAGGCCCGCGCCCAGGACAGGGACGAATCCCGGCGCGAGGACCAGGACCGCACCTCCCCGGCCCCCACCCCGACCGAGGAGGGAGCTCGATGA
- the sufB gene encoding Fe-S cluster assembly protein SufB, with protein MTSAPEKLTQDEIIGSIGQYAYGWHDEDSAGASARRGLSEDVVRDISARKDEPEWMLERRLKALKLFDKKPMPTWGPDLSGIAFDDIKYFVRSTEKQATSWEDLPDDIKETYDRLGIPEAEKQRLVAGVAAQYESEVVYHQIREDLEEQGVIFLDTDTALKEHPELFKEYFGTVIPSGDNKFSALNTAVWSGGSFVYVPKGVHVEIPLQAYFRINTENMGQFERTLIIADEGSYVHYVEGCTAPIYQSDSLHSAVVEIVVKKDARVRYTTIQNWSNNVYNLVTKRTTVEQGGVMEWVDGNIGSKVTMKYPAVWLMGEHARGETLSVAFAGEGQNQDTGSKMVHMAPHTSSSIVSKSVSRGGGRSSYRGLVQVMPGAEHSASTVLCDALLVDTISRTDTYPYVDVRVDDVQMGHEATVSKVSEEQLFYLMSRGMEETEAMAMIVRGFIEPIARELPMEYALELNRLIELQMEGAVG; from the coding sequence ATGACGAGCGCACCAGAGAAGCTCACACAGGATGAGATCATCGGATCGATCGGCCAGTACGCCTATGGCTGGCACGACGAGGACTCCGCCGGTGCCAGCGCGCGCCGCGGTCTGTCCGAGGACGTCGTCCGCGACATCTCCGCCCGCAAGGACGAGCCCGAGTGGATGCTCGAGCGTCGCCTCAAGGCGCTGAAGCTCTTCGACAAGAAGCCGATGCCCACCTGGGGACCGGACCTGTCTGGGATCGCCTTCGACGACATCAAGTACTTCGTCCGCTCCACCGAGAAGCAGGCCACCTCCTGGGAGGACCTGCCGGACGACATCAAGGAGACCTACGACCGGCTCGGCATTCCCGAGGCGGAGAAGCAGCGACTGGTCGCCGGCGTCGCCGCGCAGTACGAGTCCGAGGTCGTCTACCACCAGATCCGCGAGGACCTGGAGGAGCAGGGCGTCATCTTCCTGGACACCGACACCGCTCTCAAGGAGCACCCGGAGCTGTTCAAGGAGTACTTCGGCACCGTCATCCCCTCGGGTGACAACAAGTTCTCCGCGCTGAACACGGCCGTGTGGTCCGGCGGCTCCTTCGTCTACGTCCCCAAGGGCGTGCACGTCGAGATCCCGCTGCAGGCCTACTTCCGGATCAACACCGAGAACATGGGGCAGTTCGAGCGGACGCTGATCATCGCCGACGAGGGCTCCTACGTGCACTACGTCGAGGGCTGCACCGCCCCGATCTACCAGTCCGACTCGCTGCACAGCGCGGTCGTCGAGATCGTCGTGAAGAAGGACGCCCGCGTCCGCTACACGACGATCCAGAACTGGTCGAACAACGTGTACAACCTGGTCACCAAGCGCACCACCGTCGAGCAGGGCGGCGTCATGGAGTGGGTCGACGGCAACATCGGCTCCAAGGTCACCATGAAGTACCCGGCCGTGTGGCTGATGGGCGAGCACGCCCGCGGTGAGACCCTCTCCGTCGCCTTCGCCGGCGAGGGCCAGAACCAGGACACCGGCTCGAAGATGGTGCACATGGCGCCCCACACCTCGAGCTCCATCGTCTCGAAGTCGGTCTCCCGCGGCGGCGGCCGCAGCTCCTACCGCGGCCTCGTCCAGGTGATGCCCGGCGCCGAGCACTCCGCCTCGACCGTGCTGTGCGATGCGCTGCTGGTGGACACCATCTCGCGCACCGACACCTACCCCTACGTCGACGTGCGCGTCGACGACGTCCAGATGGGCCACGAGGCCACCGTCTCCAAGGTCTCCGAGGAGCAGCTCTTCTACCTGATGAGCCGCGGCATGGAGGAGACCGAGGCGATGGCGATGATCGTGCGCGGGTTCATCGAGCCCATCGCCCGCGAGCTCCCGATGGAGTACGCCCTGGAGCTGAACCGCCTGATCGAGCTGCAGATGGAAGGAGCAGTCGGCTGA
- the map gene encoding type I methionyl aminopeptidase, protein MILGRRRRSSAQELPTLEQARPAGEFVASVLSHLREVVDVGWNLLEVDAEAHRLIREAGATSCYLDYHPVFGASPFGYVICTSINEGVLHGRPYDRVIEDGDLLSLDFAVEVEGWVADSCLSITVGTPREEDLRLIRHTEQVMWAGIDQVRAGATVGDIGHAVMNEAHALGYSINDRFGGHGVGRTMHEAPFVPNHGAPGSGAELVAGQLITVEPFLVPTTSELVVDERDGWTQLSADGARGAHAEHTLQVTDGAPIILTARADDPSPRSSQR, encoded by the coding sequence ATGATCCTCGGCCGTCGCCGCCGCAGCTCCGCCCAGGAGCTGCCCACCCTCGAGCAGGCGCGCCCCGCGGGCGAGTTCGTCGCCTCGGTCCTCTCGCACCTGCGGGAGGTCGTGGACGTGGGCTGGAACCTCCTCGAGGTCGACGCCGAGGCGCACCGCCTGATCCGCGAGGCCGGGGCGACCAGCTGCTACCTCGACTACCACCCGGTGTTCGGCGCCTCGCCCTTCGGGTACGTCATCTGCACCTCGATCAACGAGGGCGTGCTGCACGGGCGTCCGTACGACCGCGTGATCGAGGACGGCGACCTGCTCTCCCTCGACTTCGCCGTCGAGGTCGAGGGCTGGGTGGCCGACTCCTGCCTCTCGATCACCGTGGGCACGCCCCGCGAGGAGGACCTCCGGCTGATCCGCCACACCGAGCAGGTGATGTGGGCCGGGATCGATCAGGTCCGTGCCGGCGCCACGGTGGGCGACATCGGCCACGCGGTGATGAACGAGGCGCACGCGCTGGGCTACTCGATCAACGACCGCTTCGGCGGGCACGGCGTGGGGCGCACCATGCACGAGGCGCCCTTCGTGCCCAACCACGGCGCCCCGGGCAGCGGCGCGGAGCTGGTGGCCGGTCAGCTGATCACGGTCGAGCCGTTCCTGGTGCCGACCACCTCGGAGCTCGTGGTCGACGAGCGCGACGGCTGGACCCAGCTCTCGGCCGACGGCGCCCGCGGGGCGCATGCCGAGCACACGCTCCAGGTCACCGACGGTGCGCCGATCATCCTCACCGCCCGGGCGGACGACCCCTCGCCGCGCAGCTCGCAGCGCTGA
- the sufD gene encoding Fe-S cluster assembly protein SufD: protein MTTTDVKGAESTGDSNANEAVGHAAGAAPVAAGSALEDVDTTAAPELEEENLRLPGQAASAAHAAANRGARKRSFEVSEHPVPKSDIEEWRFTPLRRFSALFQDAATDDRDGDPAVDYQVEVPAGAPEAAALAPGQAPRGTVLVPEDLPTAVASARTEQALHLVAAKNAAYDTPFRVEITGHGADRRANGHLVLEAQESSSATFVLNHTGSAQYAQNVEMIVGDNAQMTVITLHDWDDDAVHIATHHSRVGRDARLKHVAVTLGGSAVRLNSIGEYSAPGGEIEKLGLYFSDADQFFENRLFVDHSAPNCTSNVAYKGALQGKGARSVWVGDVLIRKEAEGTNTYELNRNLVLTEGARADSVPNLEIETGEIEGAGHAAATGRFDDEQLFYLRARGIPEIEARRLVVRGFFAEIIQQIDIPEIQERLSASIEDELARSMN from the coding sequence ATGACGACCACTGATGTGAAGGGTGCCGAGAGCACCGGGGACTCGAACGCGAACGAGGCCGTCGGCCACGCGGCGGGCGCCGCGCCGGTCGCCGCCGGATCCGCTCTGGAGGATGTTGACACCACCGCCGCGCCCGAGCTGGAGGAGGAGAACCTGCGCCTGCCCGGGCAGGCCGCCTCCGCCGCCCACGCCGCCGCGAACCGCGGGGCGCGCAAGCGCTCCTTCGAGGTCTCCGAGCACCCGGTCCCCAAGAGCGACATCGAGGAGTGGCGCTTCACCCCGCTGCGCCGCTTCTCCGCCCTGTTCCAGGACGCCGCGACCGACGACCGCGACGGCGACCCCGCCGTCGACTACCAGGTCGAGGTGCCCGCAGGTGCCCCCGAGGCCGCCGCCCTCGCTCCCGGCCAGGCCCCGCGCGGCACCGTGCTGGTGCCCGAGGACCTGCCCACCGCCGTCGCCTCCGCGCGCACCGAGCAGGCTCTGCACCTGGTCGCCGCCAAGAACGCCGCGTACGACACGCCGTTCCGGGTCGAGATCACCGGTCACGGCGCGGACCGCCGCGCCAACGGGCACCTCGTGCTCGAGGCGCAGGAGTCCTCCTCCGCGACCTTCGTGCTGAACCACACCGGCTCCGCGCAGTACGCGCAGAACGTCGAGATGATCGTCGGCGACAACGCCCAGATGACCGTCATCACCCTGCATGATTGGGACGACGACGCGGTGCACATCGCCACCCACCACTCCCGCGTGGGTCGTGACGCCCGCCTCAAGCACGTCGCGGTCACCCTCGGCGGCAGCGCCGTGCGCCTGAACTCCATCGGCGAGTACTCCGCCCCCGGCGGCGAGATCGAGAAGCTGGGACTGTACTTCTCCGATGCGGATCAGTTCTTCGAGAACCGTCTGTTCGTGGACCACAGCGCCCCGAACTGCACCTCCAACGTCGCCTACAAGGGCGCCCTGCAGGGCAAGGGCGCACGGTCCGTGTGGGTCGGCGACGTGCTGATCCGCAAGGAGGCCGAGGGCACCAACACCTACGAGCTCAACCGCAACCTGGTGCTCACCGAGGGCGCGCGCGCCGACTCGGTGCCGAACCTGGAGATCGAGACCGGCGAGATCGAGGGCGCGGGACACGCCGCTGCGACGGGTCGTTTCGACGACGAGCAGCTGTTCTACCTGCGCGCCCGCGGCATCCCCGAGATCGAGGCCCGTCGACTGGTGGTGCGCGGCTTCTTCGCCGAGATCATCCAGCAGATCGACATCCCCGAGATCCAGGAGCGCCTCTCGGCCTCCATCGAGGACGAGCTCGCGCGGAGCATGAACTGA
- a CDS encoding 1-deoxy-D-xylulose-5-phosphate synthase → MSTTEQRTGAPSRPAPGASSTPAPAADSEKPPAEAPIPSGPGALRRLPAQALPGLARTLRRRLLEICSRTGGHLGPNLGVVELTIALHREFRSPAEPIVFDTGHQAYVHKMLTGRADLPGLRSAGGTSGYPDRRESAHDLVENSHASGSIAWAHGLDRAHRLAGQKGAAVAVIGDGALTGGVGLEALNELAADVGSRTVVVVNDNTRSYAPTVGGLARHLAALRSGDVAPGDDVFSALGLTYIGPVDGHDHEALAVAMAQARRAAEDQQRSGVVVHLVTRKGAGFARAESDAVDQWHATGPFALEGEDGAPAATDTWTSRLGAAVLDAAREDQRVVAISAAMVDPVGLTPMQQEMPERVIDVGIAEQLALDTAAGLSAGGRRPVVPLYATFLGRAHDQLLLDLALHREDVVLTLDRAGVTGDDGPSHHGIWDLGLAAQVPGLTLWAPRDGERLLAAVPDAFATPGPSIVRFPKGACPPEIPAASEIPAGDLLAGRPGVPVDVLLVSIGALAGRAIEAARTIEREWPDVNVLVLDPVRALPLGEELVDLAAAARSVVTLEDGIADRGIGAALALRVATRATVASPAPPLRTLGITQEFVPHAKRDAILAEQGLDAAGIAETLRGLIA, encoded by the coding sequence GTGTCCACCACCGAGCAGCGCACCGGCGCGCCGTCCCGTCCGGCCCCCGGTGCGTCCAGCACCCCGGCGCCGGCCGCCGACTCCGAGAAGCCGCCGGCGGAGGCCCCCATCCCCTCCGGTCCGGGTGCCCTGCGGAGGCTTCCTGCCCAGGCGCTGCCCGGGCTCGCCCGCACCCTCCGACGCCGACTGCTCGAGATCTGCTCGCGCACCGGTGGTCACCTGGGGCCGAACCTCGGCGTCGTCGAGCTGACCATCGCGCTGCACCGCGAGTTCCGTTCCCCGGCCGAGCCAATCGTCTTCGACACCGGGCACCAGGCCTACGTGCACAAGATGCTCACCGGCCGCGCGGACCTCCCCGGTCTGCGCAGCGCCGGCGGCACCTCCGGCTACCCCGATCGCCGCGAGTCCGCGCACGACCTCGTCGAGAACTCCCACGCCTCCGGGTCGATCGCGTGGGCGCACGGCCTCGACCGGGCCCACCGCCTCGCCGGGCAGAAGGGCGCTGCGGTCGCAGTGATAGGGGACGGCGCCCTCACCGGCGGCGTGGGCCTCGAGGCGCTGAACGAGCTCGCGGCAGACGTCGGCTCACGCACAGTGGTGGTGGTCAACGACAACACCCGTTCCTACGCACCCACGGTCGGCGGCCTCGCCCGGCACCTCGCCGCGCTCCGCTCCGGCGACGTGGCACCGGGCGACGACGTGTTCAGCGCCCTCGGACTCACCTACATCGGCCCCGTCGACGGACACGATCACGAGGCGCTCGCGGTCGCGATGGCGCAGGCGCGGCGCGCGGCCGAGGACCAGCAGCGCTCCGGGGTCGTGGTCCACCTGGTCACGCGAAAGGGCGCTGGGTTCGCCCGCGCGGAGTCCGACGCCGTGGACCAGTGGCACGCCACCGGACCCTTCGCCCTCGAGGGGGAGGACGGTGCCCCCGCCGCCACGGACACCTGGACCTCCCGACTGGGTGCGGCCGTTCTCGACGCCGCACGGGAGGACCAGAGGGTGGTCGCGATCAGCGCCGCGATGGTGGATCCGGTGGGCCTCACCCCCATGCAGCAGGAGATGCCCGAGAGGGTGATCGACGTCGGCATCGCCGAGCAGCTCGCCCTCGACACCGCCGCCGGGCTCTCCGCCGGTGGCCGGCGCCCGGTGGTGCCGCTGTACGCGACCTTCCTGGGGCGCGCCCACGACCAGCTGCTCCTGGACCTCGCTCTGCACCGTGAGGACGTGGTGCTCACCCTGGACCGTGCAGGGGTCACCGGGGACGACGGCCCCAGTCACCACGGCATCTGGGATCTCGGACTGGCCGCTCAGGTGCCGGGGCTGACCCTCTGGGCACCACGAGACGGAGAGCGCCTCCTGGCAGCGGTGCCCGACGCGTTCGCGACCCCGGGCCCCTCGATCGTCCGCTTCCCCAAGGGTGCCTGCCCACCGGAGATCCCCGCCGCGAGCGAGATCCCGGCCGGCGACCTCCTCGCCGGGCGCCCCGGAGTTCCGGTCGACGTGCTCCTGGTGAGCATCGGCGCGCTCGCCGGTCGGGCGATCGAGGCCGCTCGCACGATCGAGAGGGAGTGGCCCGACGTCAACGTGCTGGTGCTGGACCCTGTGCGCGCTCTGCCGCTGGGGGAGGAGCTGGTGGACCTCGCCGCCGCCGCGCGATCCGTCGTCACCCTGGAGGACGGGATCGCCGATCGCGGGATCGGCGCCGCGCTCGCGCTGCGGGTCGCGACCCGTGCGACCGTCGCCTCCCCGGCACCGCCGCTGCGCACCCTCGGCATCACGCAGGAGTTCGTCCCCCATGCCAAGCGGGATGCGATCCTTGCCGAGCAGGGCCTCGACGCCGCAGGCATCGCGGAGACCCTCCGCGGCCTGATCGCCTGA